CGGATAGTCGTCCGTATACCGACGGGTCAGATCCGACTCTTCATTCTGCAGGTTCTGTAACTCTATCTGCTGGGCTCCGGGAGCAGCCGCACCGTGCTCTCCAGAAGCAGGAGCCATGCTCTGCTGTTGCGAGATCATCGCCTGAATGTATGTCCGGTCCTGCTCCATGCGACTCAGCGCCTGGGTTGAAGCATCCAGCTGCGTGTTCATGCTGGTCAGCATGTTCATGTTCTGCGACTCATCCCCAGGCAACTGCCCCAGGTACTTCGCCTGAAACGCCGCAAGCTTTGAATCCTGATCGTCCAGCGACCTCTTCGCATCCGCCAGCTGGCTCTTCAGAAACTCTGTGGTGCCCTCTACCGTCTGGGCACGGGCATTCAGGTTCGCCGTCACAAACAACGAGGCAATCTCTCCGCAGACCATCTGGGCCGTATGAGGATCGGAATCCTGAAACGAGATGAAGAACCCCGGCAATCCGCCGGTCCGAGCCATCTCTGAATGAATCGGCTTGATGTCGATGTTCTTGCGGGTCTCTTCGATCCTCTCGTCCATCTGCATCTTCTTAGTGCTGTACAGATTGAATCGCTCAATAATCGGTTGAAGCCGCGAACGGCTCAGGATTTGCTCCTTCATCGAAGCCAGCCGGGCGGTGATGTCTTCCACCACCACCGGACGAACATAGTCGTCAGGAACCTTCTGCTGTTCTACCAGGATCAGCGTCTGCGACACATATCGTGGAGGGACGATAAAGGTCAATGCAAATCCCACCAGTGTCAGAAGGACCGCGGGAATAGCAATCATCCAGCCACGGCGCTTCAGAATTCCCAGATAATCGTCCACATTCAGCGTACGATGTCCCAACATAACTCAGCTCCTTAGAAGTCTCCCAAACGGGTGGATTGCGGCGTCCAGGAAACCCCAATTCCAAAAATGTGCGACAGGCCATTGAATGCATTTGGCAACAGGATGCCCTGGTTGGTCGACTGATTCTGTGCCGTATAGCTTGCGTATCCCGAAAATGTACGGGTAAAACCATGCGTGACCTGCAACGTTCCGTACTCCGTATTTGTGATTCCGTTGACCGATCCAAGCGCCGGGTTAACCACCAGAAGCCCGGAGGTCCTCGTATAGACGAACGACGCTGACGCCGCCCACTTCGGGTTGAAGGTCCGCCCAACCGAGGCGCTCACTGCATCGGACAAAGCTCCTGGCTGAACACCAGATCCTCCGTTCACTCCATGCATATAACGCAGGGAATAGTTGGTAAGTTGGCGATTGTAGTTCGCACCAGCACTCAGAGAGTAATTCAATCGATCCGGAATCAGCTGAGCTGCTGAGGTCTGGATCCACATCGGACCCGCCGAGATATCTGTGCTGAGAGCGCGGGTCCATAGACGCTGATATGAAACGTTGATGCCCTTCGTCTGGTATGTCACGTCGTTGTTTGGAAACCCTGGAGGATAGATCGCCAGCAGGTTGGTCGTATCGAAGGTGGAGTACAACGCGCTGATGCTCGCCGTGTTTCGCGCATTAATCTGGTGATTGAGACCCACTTGGCCGCTCAACATCGACGTATCCAGGCCGGCATTCTTGTCGATAAAGTGCAACACAGACCACATACCCGTACCGCTGATCGAAGTCCGGCCCGTCAGACGACGTTCGACCGTGCCGTTGATCATATTGCTGATCCGGTTCCCTGTGTATGTCAGAATTCCTCCCGCAGGCCCCTGCGATGGACCATCGATCGGCGTGGATCCCGGATTATTGATGCCCGGAACTCCCGCCACTCCCGTGACCGGCGATTGCGGCAGGAAGCTGAAGGAGTCGGCAACATTAAAGACCCACAATCCTTTAATCAAGGATTGACTGATCGCGAAGTTCTGATAGGTGGTCGTGCCCTGACCGCCCTGACCAAAGACCACGCCCCCCGAGAAGAGCAGCGACGTGGGATGAACCTGACTCAAGGAGGAATATCCTGCCACTCCAGAAATGGCCGTCGAGCTGGTGGTATTTCCCGCGCCATAGTAACCGTACTGGACGATCTCAGCGGCATTAACGGCATAGTGAATCGTCCCATCCAACCAGGAGAGACGGGGAGCAGTGGCTCCGGCCGGAGTCGGAGCTGCTACAGGCGCCAGCGTCGCTGTAGGAGCCGCCTGGCCAAATACCTGGGAGGTAAGGGCTATAAGAAACAACGAGATGGCGATCCGAATTTTCATAAATTGGCTCATGGGACGACGATCGTATCTCCCGGCTTCAGCTCGATGTTCTGCGAATCATCCCCTTTAAGGGCCTGTTTATAGTTGAACGGAATCTTCTGTTGCTTCCCACCCTCGTTCCGCAAAATATAGATCTTCTTGGCATTTGCAAACGGCGACAATCCACCTCCCGCTGCCAGGGCTTGCAACGGGGTCATCCCCGGAGTCATCGGGATCGGACCGGCGTGCCCGACCTCGCCCAGCAAAAAGACCCTGCGGCTATTGACGGCCATCACCACGACCGACACATTCGGATCCTGAATATACTTCTTCAACTTTGCAGTAATGTCATCGGCCAGTTGCATCGGAGTTCTTCCAGCGGCCGGTAGATCGCCCACTAGAACCAGGGAGATCATCCCGTCCGGCCGGACCGGAACCACTCCTGAAAGCGAGGGTTCCTTCCATACCGTAATGGAAAGAGAGTCCTCAGCCCCAATCACATACCGGGCATTGTCAATATCCGCAATTCCCTGTGGAAGCGCAGGGGCCGACGCCGCCTGAGAAGATGCAGGTTTCTGCTGCCCTTCGGCTGGAACATCTGGCCTGGAAGTCTGTGCAAAACCGGAAACCGACAGAGCCGCGACCAATACTCCTGTAAGGAGTCCCTTCATGGAATCGCTCTCCATTCCCGTGCGGATTTTGGTCCAATCTCTTTTATTCTCGCTCATCTGATTATGCTTTACCTCTCTTTTCCATATGGCGTACTGATTTCCTTTGACTTATACCTATGGCTTCCGGCATAGTGACGATTCTCTTCTATATGGATGCATGGTCAAATGTGCAATTTTTAGCGCATCCATAGAAATAATCCTTCGAGATTAGAACTTGAAGTGAAAAACTCTGCTCATTCAACAAGCACAAGAAGGGCCAAATCGATGAGAGAACCCATTTTTCTTGTGGATGTCGGAGATTTATCCCCTGAACAAATCGGACCCCGGAATCTACGGCATATCCAAACATGGGCGAATGGGCAGAGTGTCCTTGCAAAATCTCCGAGACATGCAGAATGCATGCGAAAAAGGGAAAAAAAATTCCCTTTTCCTGTCCCCAGTGGTCGACTGTCTTCCCACCCGGGTCGAACTTCACACGCAAAATTTCGTTTAACACGACATTCCGTCGCGGCAAGTAAATTGCATACAGAAATCATGAAAGATAATGTCCTGTAAATGGTGAGTGGTAGCTTGCAAACCGAACGGCTCTCAACCGAGATTGTTTCTCCTTCCGATCAGGCTCCTCTGGCATCCCGGCTCCTGTTTCCGCCCCGCCTGTGGTTCCCTGTCGGGATTCTGACTATCCTGCTGATTTCACTCTATTTCCGAATCGGCATTAAGCTCGTTGTCGACTGGTACAACATCGCTGACTATTCTCACGGATTTCTGGTTCCGCTCTTTTCCATCTTTCTTCTCTGGGACCGCAGAAAGCAGATCGCCGCAACTCCCGTAAGTCAAAGCTGGGCAGGGCTTTCCCTGGTCATCTTCGGCCTGATTACCCTGATCCTGGGGGTTTACGGCGCAGACCTGTTCACCTCCCGCATCTCCTTTGTGATCCTCCTGGGTGGCCTCGTCTGGACTTTTCTCGGACGGGCTATGCTCCGCGAACTGCGATTCCCTATCCTGATCCTCCTTCTGGCGATCCCATTTCCCGCCATCATCTTTAACCAGATCACCTTCCCACTCCAGCTCCTGGCCTCCCGGTTTGCCAGTATGATCCTGCCGTTCCTCGGTGTCCCCGTCCTGCAGGAGGGAAATGTCATTCAGCTCCCCATCATGAAGCTGGAAGTAGCCGAGGCCTGTAGCGGTATTCGTTCCTTGATGAGTCTCTTCACCCTGTCCGTCTTCTACGGATATTTTCTGGAGCGCACCACCAGGAGACGATTCATTCTGGCGCTCGCGAGCATCCCGATCGCGGTCGCGGCCAACGTCGTCCGTATCGTCGGCACCGGACTCTGCGTCCAGTATTGGGACCCCGAAAAGGCACTCGGCTTCTTCCATGAGTTCTCCGGGTGGGTCATGTTTGTCGTCTCCCTTTGCTGCCTGTACCTTGTCCATCGCCTGATGCGTTTAATTGCTCCGCCCAGGGAGGCTGCATGAAATCCCCCCGTTTCTGGACCGTTCTCGTCTTCATGGCTGCCGCGCTCTTTATGCTGGTGCATCGCGGAGATGCCGATAACGTCCCGCCCAGCGAACCTCTTCACCTGATGCCCACGATGATCGACGGCATGGTCTCGCAGGACCTTCCTCTCGAAGACGACGTCCTTGCCGTCCTCGGCAAGGGAGACTTCCTGAACCGCATCTATACGGTTCCCCTTTCCGCGGTCTCACCGCAATCGCACCGGTCCGCGCCGATCAGTCTGTTTATCGGCTATTTCGCCACACAGCGCACTGGACAATCCATCCATTCGCCCCAGCACTGCCTGCCTGGCGCCGGCTGGACCTTCGACTCTTCCGACTACACCACTCTGGAAGACATCAACGGCAACCGTTTCCAGGTCGGGGAATATGTCATCAGCAACGGCGAATCCAGGCAGTTTGTCATCTATTGGTACCAGGCTCACGGCCGCAGTATCGCCAATGAGTACAAGGCGAAGGCCTATATGCTGGCAGACGCCATTCGTTACAACCGCACCGATGGCGCCCTGGTCCGCGTTATTACTCCTATTTCTGCCACCGAGCAGGTCGCTGACGCTCGCGAGCGTACGGTCCGCTTCACTGCCCGTATGACTCCCTATTTGCCTCAGTTCATTCCGAACTAAGGTTAAACATCGTTCGGCAAAGCCGGACACAAGCTTTATCCCGGCCTGACTGGCGGGAGCAACATCAGATTGAGGAACCAATCATGAGAATGCTACGGAATTCTGCTCCACTTCACCTGACTGCCATCGTCGTATCGGCCTCGCTGACACTTGGTTTTGCAACCGGCTGCTCCCGCGATCCCAACAAACAGAAGCAGAAGTATTTCGAGAGCGGAAAGCGTTATGAGAAAGAGGGCAAGCTCAAGGAAGCGGCCATCCAGTTCTCCAATGCTCTCAAGGTCGATCGCGACTTCGCCGACGCACACTACGAGCTATCGAAGGTCTACCTCAAGCAGGGCTCTGTCATGCCCGGATATAGCGAACTACGCCGCACGGTCGATCTGGCACCGAACAACCAGGAGGCCCGTATCGAGTTGGGCAACCTGCTGTTAGCAGGAAACTCTGCCGACAAGGCAGCCGAACAGGCCAATGCCGTTCTTGCGCTGAACAGCAATAATGCCGACGCCTACGCCCTTCTTGCCGGAATCGCAGCCCGGAAAGGGGATCGCACCACCGCGTTGACCCAAATCAAAAAGGCGCTCTCGATCGATCCTAATCGCGGCACCTTCTATACCACGCTTGGCATGCTGCAAGCCGGCGACCCAACCACCGCGGGACAGGCCGAAGAGCAGCTTCGCAAGGCCGTCTCCCTCGACAGCAAGAACGTCACTTCGCGGATCGTTCTCGCCTCTATGCTCCAGAGAAAAGGTGACCTCGCTGGTGCTCTCGACCAGATGAATGCGGCTGTTACGGCCGATCCCAACAACGTTATGGCCCGCTCCAGCCTGGCAGACCTCTACATGCTGCAGAACAACCAGGCCAAGGCTGAAGAGACTCTCCAGAAGGCCGCTGACGATCTGCCTGACGATGCAACCGCAGCCGACATGCTCGCCACGTTCTATCTCCGCACCCACCAGCTCGATCGCGGAGAACAGGTCTACTCCGACCTCGTCTCCAAACATCCCAAGAGCCCCTCACTCAAGCTCTCCTATGCTCGCCTCCTCGTTGCCAAAAAGGACCTGAACAAGGCGCACGCCATCGGACAGGAACTGGCCAAAACCGACAGCGATCTTCCGCAAGTTGCGCTTCTGAACGGCATGCTTCTGATGAACGATGGTAAGTCCTCCGAGGCCTTCGATGTGTTGCAGAAGGCAGCCAAAGCAAATCCCGACAATCTCCAGGTAAAGGTCTGGCTTGGACGCGCCGCCGCATCCAAGGGAGATATTAACGCCGCGCAACAGGCCTTCCAGGACGCCGTGCGCATCAGTCCTCGAAACCCTGATGCGCAGCAGGGTCTCGCTCAGATCGCAATTAGCCGTCGCGACTTCAATACGCTCGCTCAGCTTGGCGACGCCGCCATTACTGCCTCTCCGCAGGCTGCAAACGGCTATATCTGGCGCGGCATGGCGGAAGGCAGTCAGAAGCTCTACGACAAGGCAGAAGCTGATTTCAAAGACGCCATCAAGATGGAGCCCTCCAATGCGACCGGCTACCTCGAGCTGGCCCAATTGCGCCTCGTCCAGAAGAACATGTCTGATGCGCGCAACCTTCTCGAGCAGACGCTGACGCACGATCCAAACTCCTCACGCGCGCTTCGCCTGCTGGCGGCCACCTACATGGCTGATAAGCAGCCCGCCAAGGCCGTGGACCGCGTGCAGCAGCAACTCGCGAAGTCCCCGCAGAATTCCGACATGTACAGCCTGCTCTCGCAGCTCCAGGGAGCGACCGGCAATAACGCCGGGGCCATCGACTCCGCAGAAAAGGCTATGGATCTCAATCCGAACGATCCGGTTGCTGCTATCGTCTACACTCGCGCGGTCGTCAGCAGCGGGGATGCAGCCAAGGCTCTGGCCAAGTGGCAACAATGGACCAAGGACCATCCTACCGATCCCAGAGGGTTCACCCTCCTCGGCACTCTCCAGGAGGCACAAGGCAATCGCGATCAGGCGATGGCCTCTTATAAGAAAGCCCTGGAGATTCAACCGGAGCAGCCCGTTGCCTCCAACAACCTCGCTTACCTGATGGTTGAGACCGGTCAGAACATCGACGTCGCGCTCTCACTCGCTCAAACCGCACGCCGCGCGATGCCCGATTCTCCAAACACGGCCGACACGCTCGCCTGGGCCTACTACCATAAAGGAAATTACACCTCGGCCCGCGATCTGCTTGAAGATGCGGTCAAGGCCAGCCCCAACGATGCCGCACTGCACTATCACCTCGGTCTGACCTACAGCAAGCTCTCGGACAACTCCGATGCGACCCTGCATCTGAAGAAGGCTGTCTCGCTTGCACAGCCAAACAGCCAAACGGCAAAGGACGCCGAGAAGGCCCTGAGCCAACTCGGCTGATCTCCTGACGTTAGGGCTCTTTTGTTTCCATTCAAGATGCCGGACCTGTAATCTTTCTGCGGGTTCGGCTCACTTAGCTTCTGCGGAAAACACGTGAACAGTAAAACCATCGCTCGCAATACCGCCTGGTACGGGCTTGAGTCTCTCATCGGCTTTGTCTCGTCCCTGGTGACGTCCATTGCCATCGCTCGGGCGCTCGGCCCGACGAAGATGGCGTACATCATCTACGTCACCTGGCTGACCGGCATCGTCAGCAGCCTCGGTTCCGTCGGTATCCCCACCACCACCCGCAAGTACATGGCGGAGTTTCTTGGCGGAGGAGATGCCGCTACCGCCCGTTACATCTACCTCCGCACCTTCTTCCTCCAGACAGCCATCGGCGCCATCGCAACCCTCGGCGCAGTCATCTGGGTCTTTCACGACGCTCCTCTGGAATATCGCACCGCCGCGCTTCTTCTCGTTCTGGGCATTCTGCCCGCAATGAGCAACTTCATCTCGGCCCAGGCCAACGTAGCCGCGGAAACTCTCTCTGCCAACCTTCCCGGTTCGCTTGCCTCTACAGCAACCTATTTCGTTCTCACCCTGCTTTCTGTCACCCTCCACTGGGGAGTCAACGGAATCGCCTTCGCGATGTTCGCGATGAAATGGGCCGACTATCTCGTACGCCTTATCCCTACCATGCGACGCATCCTCGCCTGGGACAACGGTGACGCCCATCCTCCTGCAGACCTCCGCGACCGCATGATGAGCTTCGCCGGGCAGAGTGTGATGAGCATGCTTCTCATGCTCGTCGTATGGGACCGCTCCGAGCTCTTTCTGCTCAAGCATCTCTCCACCGATATCCGCCAGCTCTCCTTCTACTCCGTTGCCTTCAACCTCGCCGAACGTCTTCTACTCTTCCCCACCATCTTTGGTGCAGCTGCCGGAGCCAGCATCTATGCCCAGTTCGGACGCGACCGCTCTAAACTGCCTGCTCTCACTGCAGCTTCAGCGCGATACATCGCAATGATCTCGTTGCCGATCCACATCATCTTTGTCCCTCTTGCAGCTCCCGTCCTTCTCACCTTCTACGGCAATCAATACGTCGGGGCTCTCCTGGTTTCCTCCGTCGCTCCTCTGCTCTGCCTTCCTAAAGCCTTTCTCGGCCCTATTCAGAGTCTCTATGAGAGCGTCGACCGCCAGAAATACTTTATCTACACCACAGTGTTCGCTTCCTTTGTCGACATTGGAGTCGCATGGCTCCTGATCCCCGCACACGGCGCTCTCGGGGCCTGCATCGGCAGCGGAGCCGCACAGTTCACCGCCGTCGGATTGATGTGGGCAATAGGAATTCGCCAATACAAAATTCCGCTCCCCTGGAGCTTCATCTTCAAGATCACGGCGATCAGTGCAATCTCCAGTGTTGCTGCCTACACACTCGCTTCCCGTCTCTCACCGTTCCTTGCACTTATTGCTGGAAGCGCCGCGGCCACAGCAGTGTTCTTCCTGCTCGCTTATATCTTCAAAGTCCTTGAGCCCGAAGATCGTGACCGCTTCAAGGTCATCATCAACGCCTGCCCTGCCGCGCTGGCCTCTCCCATGAACTTCCTTCTGGACTGTTTCACGCAGCGTCCCGCCACGAACCGGACCACTGCGGTATAAGTGTTCCGATCTAACCATTAACCGTCGGAGCGCTATTTCAGACTGGAGAACCTACATTGCCCACGGGATCGGCAGCGAGTTCACGACCAACTCGCCCGCCCATGTTCGTCCATCGGTTCGCATAACAAAACGCGCCAGGACGCATGCAGCATGCAATTTGCATTCACAATGGTCGGAAGCTGCCCCTGCTTTTCTGCCATCGATGTGCTCGAGCCCAAGCAACCAAATTGGGGAAAGGGAAAGACACAACTTCGCAATAAAAAAATAAGTGAGGAGAGATTCTCCTCACTTACAGAAAGCTACAAACTGCCGGGCCTTGACCCTTTGCAGCAGGGCTCCCGACACCTGCTGCAAAGGGTCAGCCCCGTCAGACCTTACTTCGTTGCGGCTGCCTTCATCCGACGCATCAGAGCGCCGGCCGAGCCCATCAGGCCCGTTCCGAGCAGCAGCAGCGTTCCGGGTTCCGGAACCGTGGTCAACTCGCCAGAGAAGTCCAGCCCTTGGTAAACCAGACCGGTCTGTAGCACGTTGAAGGTCAGCGTGTTCGTGCCGGCCAGCAGGTTAATATTGCTCAGGTTGAACGTGTACTGCATGACGCAGGTTGGGGGTCCATCCGCGCAGTGCGCATCGCTTCCGATGACGCCCTCGGGGATAATCAGAGTGCCATTCAGCCAGACGTCCGTGGTATCGTCCGCCAGCACAGTCAGGAAACCGTGATAGACCTCGGTACCAAGTGCCGAAAAGGTTGTGGTGTAGGTATAGGTTCCGTTGGGATCGACATTGCCGCCCGTCGGACCAGAGTTCGGGTCAAACGACACCCAGCTCGAGTTCGTGCCGGCTGCCGGGGCCCATGCACTGCCGGACCCAATGTTGTAAGTCTGAGACGCCCCATACGTAACCGGGGTGTTGTCAGGTAGCGTGGCTGGTGCGGATCCACCATTGCCGTTGGATGCGCCATAGCTGCCCAGAGAGATGGTATCTGCAGCCGCAAACGCGGTCGTAAGTACCATCATCGCTCCCAGAGCAGAGAGTTTCGAAGATAGCTTCATTGCTTCCTCCTGGAATGCCTTCGAATTTAAGATGGAAACCGGAATCCGTCTTGAACCGCGTCGTCCAGAAACCATTTACTTCAAACAAACAGGTGAAACAGGCCCTGAAGCCGGCAAGAGAGAGAGATGCATGGCTTCGTTTGTGCCATATATCTGCATATAGCCGTCCAAAGATAAAAGACTATTTTTCAGCTATTTACAGAGGGATCCGCCAGGTAAACATGCAAATAATTGCTTATTTGAAGGGGAAATTAAGCTCCCAATCCGTCGACTTTGCAGAACAATGAACCTATATTCATTCGTACTGATGCAAGATGTTTGTTGTAGGAGTTCGTCCAACCTCTTGTTCTGGAACGACCACTATCAATCCCAGACCGGAGATTTATATTGAATCCACCTCAGAAAGCCACCGAAATATCTCCCTCCCGCACTCCATCTGGGTTTGAGGTCTCTCGATCGATATTGCTGGTACTTTGCCTCTTCTTTCTCGCCGCTCGAAGTCTCGCAGCTCTTCCTCTCGCCGGAACTCCTCTCGACGAGGGCTATCGCGATATGTACAACCTGCGCTTCGCCGACGCGCACCTGAAATTTCAGCAGTGGACGAAGATCCATCCGGAAGACCCCATGGGCCCCGTCTCCGATGCTGCGGCCTGGCTCTTCAGTGAATTCGAACGCCTCAAAATCATCGACGTCCAGCTCTTCGCGAACCAGGACCGTTTCGACAGCCGGGGCCGTCTCACTCCGGATGAGAACGTGCGGCGGTCCTTCGAAGACCGTCTCAACCAGGC
This portion of the Edaphobacter sp. 4G125 genome encodes:
- the xrtA gene encoding exosortase A, encoding MQTERLSTEIVSPSDQAPLASRLLFPPRLWFPVGILTILLISLYFRIGIKLVVDWYNIADYSHGFLVPLFSIFLLWDRRKQIAATPVSQSWAGLSLVIFGLITLILGVYGADLFTSRISFVILLGGLVWTFLGRAMLRELRFPILILLLAIPFPAIIFNQITFPLQLLASRFASMILPFLGVPVLQEGNVIQLPIMKLEVAEACSGIRSLMSLFTLSVFYGYFLERTTRRRFILALASIPIAVAANVVRIVGTGLCVQYWDPEKALGFFHEFSGWVMFVVSLCCLYLVHRLMRLIAPPREAA
- a CDS encoding exosortase C-terminal domain/associated protein EpsI, which gives rise to MKSPRFWTVLVFMAAALFMLVHRGDADNVPPSEPLHLMPTMIDGMVSQDLPLEDDVLAVLGKGDFLNRIYTVPLSAVSPQSHRSAPISLFIGYFATQRTGQSIHSPQHCLPGAGWTFDSSDYTTLEDINGNRFQVGEYVISNGESRQFVIYWYQAHGRSIANEYKAKAYMLADAIRYNRTDGALVRVITPISATEQVADARERTVRFTARMTPYLPQFIPN
- a CDS encoding tetratricopeptide repeat protein, encoding MRMLRNSAPLHLTAIVVSASLTLGFATGCSRDPNKQKQKYFESGKRYEKEGKLKEAAIQFSNALKVDRDFADAHYELSKVYLKQGSVMPGYSELRRTVDLAPNNQEARIELGNLLLAGNSADKAAEQANAVLALNSNNADAYALLAGIAARKGDRTTALTQIKKALSIDPNRGTFYTTLGMLQAGDPTTAGQAEEQLRKAVSLDSKNVTSRIVLASMLQRKGDLAGALDQMNAAVTADPNNVMARSSLADLYMLQNNQAKAEETLQKAADDLPDDATAADMLATFYLRTHQLDRGEQVYSDLVSKHPKSPSLKLSYARLLVAKKDLNKAHAIGQELAKTDSDLPQVALLNGMLLMNDGKSSEAFDVLQKAAKANPDNLQVKVWLGRAAASKGDINAAQQAFQDAVRISPRNPDAQQGLAQIAISRRDFNTLAQLGDAAITASPQAANGYIWRGMAEGSQKLYDKAEADFKDAIKMEPSNATGYLELAQLRLVQKNMSDARNLLEQTLTHDPNSSRALRLLAATYMADKQPAKAVDRVQQQLAKSPQNSDMYSLLSQLQGATGNNAGAIDSAEKAMDLNPNDPVAAIVYTRAVVSSGDAAKALAKWQQWTKDHPTDPRGFTLLGTLQEAQGNRDQAMASYKKALEIQPEQPVASNNLAYLMVETGQNIDVALSLAQTARRAMPDSPNTADTLAWAYYHKGNYTSARDLLEDAVKASPNDAALHYHLGLTYSKLSDNSDATLHLKKAVSLAQPNSQTAKDAEKALSQLG
- a CDS encoding PEP-CTERM sorting domain-containing protein — encoded protein: MKLSSKLSALGAMMVLTTAFAAADTISLGSYGASNGNGGSAPATLPDNTPVTYGASQTYNIGSGSAWAPAAGTNSSWVSFDPNSGPTGGNVDPNGTYTYTTTFSALGTEVYHGFLTVLADDTTDVWLNGTLIIPEGVIGSDAHCADGPPTCVMQYTFNLSNINLLAGTNTLTFNVLQTGLVYQGLDFSGELTTVPEPGTLLLLGTGLMGSAGALMRRMKAAATK
- a CDS encoding oligosaccharide flippase family protein; its protein translation is MNSKTIARNTAWYGLESLIGFVSSLVTSIAIARALGPTKMAYIIYVTWLTGIVSSLGSVGIPTTTRKYMAEFLGGGDAATARYIYLRTFFLQTAIGAIATLGAVIWVFHDAPLEYRTAALLLVLGILPAMSNFISAQANVAAETLSANLPGSLASTATYFVLTLLSVTLHWGVNGIAFAMFAMKWADYLVRLIPTMRRILAWDNGDAHPPADLRDRMMSFAGQSVMSMLLMLVVWDRSELFLLKHLSTDIRQLSFYSVAFNLAERLLLFPTIFGAAAGASIYAQFGRDRSKLPALTAASARYIAMISLPIHIIFVPLAAPVLLTFYGNQYVGALLVSSVAPLLCLPKAFLGPIQSLYESVDRQKYFIYTTVFASFVDIGVAWLLIPAHGALGACIGSGAAQFTAVGLMWAIGIRQYKIPLPWSFIFKITAISAISSVAAYTLASRLSPFLALIAGSAAATAVFFLLAYIFKVLEPEDRDRFKVIINACPAALASPMNFLLDCFTQRPATNRTTAV
- a CDS encoding polysaccharide biosynthesis/export family protein, translating into MSENKRDWTKIRTGMESDSMKGLLTGVLVAALSVSGFAQTSRPDVPAEGQQKPASSQAASAPALPQGIADIDNARYVIGAEDSLSITVWKEPSLSGVVPVRPDGMISLVLVGDLPAAGRTPMQLADDITAKLKKYIQDPNVSVVVMAVNSRRVFLLGEVGHAGPIPMTPGMTPLQALAAGGGLSPFANAKKIYILRNEGGKQQKIPFNYKQALKGDDSQNIELKPGDTIVVP
- a CDS encoding GumC family protein; translation: MLGHRTLNVDDYLGILKRRGWMIAIPAVLLTLVGFALTFIVPPRYVSQTLILVEQQKVPDDYVRPVVVEDITARLASMKEQILSRSRLQPIIERFNLYSTKKMQMDERIEETRKNIDIKPIHSEMARTGGLPGFFISFQDSDPHTAQMVCGEIASLFVTANLNARAQTVEGTTEFLKSQLADAKRSLDDQDSKLAAFQAKYLGQLPGDESQNMNMLTSMNTQLDASTQALSRMEQDRTYIQAMISQQQSMAPASGEHGAAAPGAQQIELQNLQNEESDLTRRYTDDYPDVVAVRRKIKDLRAQIAAAPAPAASASSGTVSSAPNRNDTPAVQQLRAQLRALDQGIQSKRHEQGVISSQVRMYQARISSSPGVLEQYKTLTRDYQTAQAFYDDLLKKMNQSKMATDLEKRQQGEQFSVMDQPNLPDTPVFPKRGVFVGAGFMAGLILGVLFVAWREYRDTAMRSERDIWAFTKLPTLAVISFSGAIPEIPVAARRRWGWLKRKETFQADKPLANAGGSSNV